The following coding sequences are from one Prochlorococcus marinus XMU1412 window:
- a CDS encoding DUF2103 domain-containing protein — MGRLVLNHSTNIEGLIPILQKLALDINIKTITPAVISRARGKSSKLIIRLSVKTINGYKAIARKGKTAQEVFISTDLNKDELQQIIDIYNR, encoded by the coding sequence TTGGGAAGGTTAGTTTTAAATCATAGTACAAATATAGAAGGTCTAATTCCAATCCTCCAGAAGCTAGCACTGGATATTAATATCAAGACAATAACTCCAGCTGTTATTTCAAGAGCTAGGGGGAAATCTTCCAAATTGATAATTAGATTGTCAGTGAAAACTATAAACGGATATAAAGCAATAGCAAGAAAGGGTAAAACAGCCCAAGAAGTTTTTATTTCAACAGACTTAAATAAAGATGAATTACAACAAATTATAGATATTTATAATAGATAG
- the petN gene encoding cytochrome b6-f complex subunit PetN — protein sequence MIFQIGWAALAAIFTFSIAMVVWGRNGDGSIDI from the coding sequence ATGATCTTTCAAATAGGTTGGGCAGCATTGGCTGCAATTTTTACTTTTTCAATTGCAATGGTTGTATGGGGAAGAAATGGTGATGGTTCCATTGATATATGA
- the psb29 gene encoding photosystem II biogenesis protein Psp29 — protein sequence MSQHTLTLLRFTYKKLKEKLTVSDSKKLFHEKFPYVIPGLYKRIVDEMLVELNLLNHQNEFTEDYLFCVGLTETFKELMKGYQPEKHLDQLFEALCSSSNFEAKEINEISQKSQKEFKNKTSNDILKLLIEKSNSQLYPSRILNLAIYKLISKAQDLKEKDESETNKMISDIFEKLNLSSNKAEKDIGIYKSSISKMEQAKELIEELRTKDKKKEQKE from the coding sequence TTGAGTCAACATACGCTAACCTTATTAAGGTTTACATATAAAAAATTGAAAGAAAAATTGACTGTTTCAGATAGCAAAAAGTTATTTCATGAAAAATTCCCTTACGTCATTCCAGGTTTATATAAAAGAATAGTTGATGAAATGCTTGTCGAACTTAATCTTCTAAACCATCAAAATGAATTTACGGAAGATTATCTCTTTTGTGTAGGTCTCACCGAAACATTTAAAGAATTAATGAAAGGATATCAACCTGAAAAACACTTGGATCAACTTTTTGAAGCATTATGCAGTTCTTCAAATTTTGAAGCGAAGGAAATTAATGAAATTTCTCAAAAATCTCAAAAGGAATTCAAGAATAAAACATCTAACGATATTTTGAAATTATTAATAGAAAAAAGTAATTCTCAACTTTATCCTTCAAGGATTTTGAACTTAGCGATATATAAATTAATTTCAAAGGCCCAAGATCTTAAAGAGAAAGATGAATCAGAGACAAATAAGATGATTTCTGATATTTTTGAAAAATTAAACTTATCTTCTAATAAAGCAGAAAAAGATATTGGTATATATAAAAGCAGTATCTCAAAAATGGAACAAGCAAAAGAATTAATTGAAGAGCTCAGGACTAAAGATAAGAAAAAAGAACAAAAAGAATAA
- the clpP gene encoding ATP-dependent Clp endopeptidase proteolytic subunit ClpP codes for MMIPLVLEESGGSERVFDIYSRLLRERIIFLGEQVTSETANRIVAQLLFLEAEDPDKDIYMYINSPGGSVYDGLGIFDTMQHVKPDIHTVCVGLAASMGAFLLAAGTKGKRSSLKHSRIMIHQPLGGARGQASDIRIQADEILFLKERLNTELSERTGKDYDTIKEDTDRDFYMSPNEAVEYGLIDLVLNKKPI; via the coding sequence ATTATGATCCCTTTAGTATTAGAAGAATCCGGCGGTAGTGAAAGAGTCTTTGATATTTATTCAAGATTATTAAGAGAGAGAATTATTTTTTTGGGAGAACAAGTTACTAGCGAAACTGCTAATAGAATTGTTGCTCAATTATTGTTCCTCGAAGCAGAGGATCCAGATAAGGATATTTATATGTATATAAATTCACCAGGCGGATCAGTATACGATGGATTGGGTATCTTCGACACAATGCAACATGTTAAACCTGACATTCATACAGTATGTGTAGGCTTAGCAGCTAGTATGGGTGCATTTTTACTTGCAGCAGGCACTAAAGGTAAAAGAAGCAGCCTTAAACATTCAAGAATAATGATTCATCAACCACTTGGAGGTGCTAGAGGACAAGCTAGTGATATACGGATTCAAGCAGATGAAATTTTGTTCTTAAAAGAGAGACTTAATACTGAATTGTCAGAAAGAACTGGAAAGGATTATGACACTATCAAAGAAGATACTGATAGAGATTTTTATATGTCCCCAAACGAAGCAGTTGAATACGGTTTAATTGATCTGGTATTAAATAAGAAACCTATTTAG
- the ftsH gene encoding ATP-dependent zinc metalloprotease FtsH, translated as MNQKFKTLILWALPILLVIALSYQFLSSSNVDSLKSNGTTVAPRNSAVARVSYGRFLDYINSGRVTSVDIFEGGRNAVIETIDSDLDNKVQRLRVDLPGLTPELINILKNEGISFDVHPVKTAPPALGILGNLLFPAILIGGLILLARRSNGMPGGPGQAMQFGKTKARFAMEAETGVVFDDVAGVNEAKQDLQEVVTFLKKPEKFTSVGARIPKGVLLVGPPGTGKTLLAKAIAGEAGVPFFSLSGSEFVEMFVGVGASRVRDLFKRAKENSPCLIFIDEIDAVGRQRGAGIGGGNDEREQTLNQLLTEMDGFEGNSGIIIIAATNRPDVLDSALMRPGRFDRQVTVDAPDIKGRLSILEVHARNKKLQEDLTLESIARRTPGFTGADLANLLNEAAILTARRRKDSISISEIDDSVDRIVAGMEGSPLTDGRSKRLIAYHEVGHALIGSLVKAHDPVQKVTVIPRGQAKGLTWFTPDDEQTLVSRAQLKARIMGALGGRAAEDVVFGEGEITTGAGGDFQQVASMARQMVTRFGMSNLGPIALESGNQEVFVGRDLMTRSEVSDSISKQIDESVRVMVKECYKETYDLVSKNREAMDKIVDLLIEKETLDGDEFVSILSKFTKIPEKERTPQLLN; from the coding sequence ATGAATCAGAAATTTAAAACATTAATTTTATGGGCTTTACCTATACTTCTAGTAATAGCGCTTTCATACCAATTTTTATCTTCAAGTAATGTTGATTCACTTAAATCTAATGGGACTACTGTTGCACCAAGAAATTCAGCGGTAGCAAGAGTTAGTTACGGCAGATTTTTAGATTACATTAATTCAGGAAGGGTTACTTCAGTTGATATTTTTGAGGGAGGCAGAAATGCAGTTATAGAGACAATAGATTCGGATTTAGACAATAAAGTTCAAAGGTTACGTGTAGATCTTCCCGGCTTAACACCTGAACTTATAAATATTTTAAAAAATGAGGGGATCAGTTTTGATGTTCATCCAGTAAAAACAGCTCCTCCTGCATTAGGTATTTTAGGTAATTTACTCTTCCCGGCTATCTTAATTGGAGGTTTAATTTTGTTGGCGAGGAGGTCAAATGGTATGCCTGGAGGTCCCGGGCAAGCAATGCAGTTTGGAAAAACAAAGGCAAGATTTGCAATGGAAGCTGAAACAGGAGTTGTATTCGATGATGTTGCAGGCGTTAATGAAGCTAAACAGGATTTGCAAGAAGTTGTCACTTTTTTGAAAAAACCAGAAAAATTTACTTCTGTAGGTGCAAGGATTCCCAAAGGGGTTCTATTGGTAGGACCTCCTGGAACTGGTAAAACTCTTTTAGCTAAAGCAATTGCAGGTGAAGCTGGTGTGCCATTTTTCTCATTATCAGGGTCAGAATTTGTTGAAATGTTTGTAGGTGTTGGTGCTAGTAGAGTAAGAGACCTTTTCAAAAGAGCTAAAGAGAATAGTCCTTGTTTAATCTTTATTGATGAAATCGATGCTGTCGGTAGGCAAAGGGGCGCAGGAATTGGTGGAGGTAATGATGAGAGAGAACAAACTCTCAATCAATTACTTACTGAAATGGATGGTTTCGAAGGTAATAGTGGCATAATAATAATTGCAGCCACTAATAGGCCCGATGTTCTAGACTCAGCGTTAATGAGACCAGGCAGATTTGATAGGCAGGTAACAGTAGATGCACCTGATATAAAGGGTAGACTATCAATATTGGAGGTTCATGCTAGGAATAAGAAACTTCAAGAGGATTTAACGCTTGAAAGCATTGCGAGAAGAACTCCAGGGTTTACTGGAGCAGATTTAGCAAATTTATTAAATGAGGCTGCTATATTAACCGCCAGGAGAAGAAAAGATTCTATAAGTATCTCAGAAATTGATGACTCTGTAGATAGGATTGTCGCAGGAATGGAAGGTTCTCCATTAACAGATGGTAGAAGCAAGAGATTAATTGCTTATCATGAAGTTGGCCATGCTCTCATAGGTTCACTTGTTAAAGCCCATGATCCTGTTCAAAAAGTTACCGTAATTCCAAGAGGTCAGGCTAAAGGATTAACTTGGTTTACCCCAGACGATGAACAAACACTTGTTAGCAGGGCGCAATTAAAAGCCAGGATAATGGGTGCTTTAGGAGGAAGAGCTGCTGAAGATGTAGTTTTTGGAGAAGGTGAAATTACAACAGGAGCGGGAGGTGATTTCCAACAAGTCGCTTCAATGGCCCGCCAAATGGTTACTAGATTTGGAATGAGTAATTTAGGTCCTATAGCTTTAGAAAGTGGTAATCAAGAGGTATTTGTTGGTAGAGATTTAATGACTAGAAGTGAAGTTTCTGATTCAATCTCTAAACAAATCGATGAAAGTGTAAGAGTAATGGTCAAGGAATGTTACAAAGAAACTTACGATTTAGTAAGCAAAAATAGAGAAGCTATGGATAAGATAGTTGACCTATTAATCGAAAAAGAAACATTAGATGGTGATGAATTCGTAAGTATTCTCTCCAAATTTACTAAAATACCTGAGAAAGAGAGAACACCTCAATTATTAAACTAG
- a CDS encoding NAD(P)H dehydrogenase assembly family protein: MKFEINDKVKLIAPVSYLKTSDNMPMLRPPDLVAIDEIGEIISIKSPDTVEVKFRRGSFLIDIDKIEKN; encoded by the coding sequence ATGAAATTTGAGATCAACGATAAGGTTAAGTTGATTGCGCCAGTCTCTTACTTGAAGACTTCAGATAATATGCCGATGTTAAGACCACCTGATCTAGTGGCAATTGATGAAATAGGGGAAATCATTTCAATTAAATCTCCAGATACTGTTGAAGTAAAGTTTAGAAGAGGTTCGTTCTTAATAGATATTGATAAGATTGAGAAAAACTAA
- a CDS encoding M16 family metallopeptidase, translated as MLKRYFLNNKKRNFSTASIWIKGGSDMDSIGKKGINKILCSLLTRGCEGFNNFALSEYIESYGAELNQEIFEDGISISIKSLNEHFSKLLPLLDLIINKPILSETEFIKVKKSSIDYIKKDKENPFNICFEKWRKIVYSNHPYAFNTIGNANDVSKITYEDVLLEFKNLKNREKYLISNNSEINGENFETLEKQILKEKSDPLNQNLNTTNRFDCVNNDSNQTIIMMGDQTCSRGSSEYFPLKVLESYLSYGMSAALFKLFREKHGITYDLGVYYPIRSGNAPFLIYLSVSNQQALFAFELLSTLWKNLLLNPLTDAEIFLAKEKLKGSFLLGNQSLDEILQRKIQIVSYGISPISENDLNAKIEQISSLDIFKSTNKYFSKPCLSISGNKKICLEISNRWKKNF; from the coding sequence ATGTTAAAAAGATATTTTTTAAATAATAAAAAAAGAAATTTTTCAACTGCTTCAATTTGGATTAAAGGCGGGAGTGATATGGATAGTATTGGCAAAAAAGGGATAAACAAGATCCTTTGTTCATTACTTACAAGAGGGTGTGAAGGTTTTAACAATTTTGCTCTATCTGAGTATATTGAGTCCTATGGAGCAGAATTAAATCAAGAAATATTTGAAGATGGTATTTCAATAAGTATTAAATCCCTAAATGAACATTTCAGCAAATTATTACCTTTATTAGACTTAATAATTAATAAGCCAATCCTCTCGGAAACTGAATTTATAAAAGTAAAAAAATCTTCTATTGATTACATTAAAAAAGATAAAGAGAATCCATTCAATATCTGTTTTGAAAAATGGAGAAAAATTGTTTACTCAAATCATCCTTATGCTTTCAACACAATTGGCAATGCTAATGATGTCTCAAAAATTACCTATGAAGATGTTTTGCTTGAGTTTAAAAATTTAAAAAATAGAGAAAAGTATTTAATTTCAAATAATTCCGAAATAAATGGAGAAAATTTTGAAACATTAGAAAAACAAATCTTAAAAGAAAAATCAGATCCTTTAAATCAAAATTTAAATACTACGAATAGATTTGATTGCGTTAATAATGATTCAAATCAGACAATAATAATGATGGGGGACCAAACTTGCTCGCGAGGAAGTAGTGAATATTTTCCTCTTAAGGTTTTGGAGTCATATTTATCTTATGGAATGAGCGCTGCTTTGTTTAAACTTTTTAGAGAAAAACATGGTATCACTTACGATTTAGGTGTTTATTATCCTATTAGGAGTGGAAATGCCCCATTTTTAATTTATTTATCCGTATCTAATCAGCAAGCACTTTTTGCTTTTGAACTTTTATCAACACTATGGAAAAATTTACTTTTAAATCCGTTGACTGATGCTGAAATATTTTTAGCAAAAGAAAAACTAAAAGGTTCTTTTCTATTAGGAAATCAATCATTAGATGAAATTTTACAGAGAAAGATACAGATAGTTAGTTATGGTATTTCACCAATTTCTGAGAACGATTTAAATGCAAAAATAGAGCAAATATCTTCGTTAGATATTTTTAAATCAACAAATAAGTATTTTTCAAAACCTTGTCTGAGTATTTCTGGAAATAAAAAAATATGTTTAGAAATTTCTAATAGGTGGAAGAAAAACTTTTAA
- a CDS encoding M16 family metallopeptidase: MNVGDVNYYTHSSKTRCVFVDNKELPLISIDIWCKAGSSFEDVNKNGTAHFLEHMIFKGSNKIMPGEFDYKIESLGGLSNASTGYDDVHYHVLVPPSNFKESLALLTNIVIAPDFNPDEFIKEKGVVIDEIKQQNDQPEERLFNYFLKRVWLSPNYANSILGTEHSIKNLEINDLVKFHSKHYTAEKICIAIAGNLSEEIYKILKKSDLSGIKESPNLINLKNKPPLKIRNGRESIKFDNLEFSRIFMAWFIPNLNDQKNIIGLEILASILSVGRNSRLVKILKEDSNLVESVYGDVNAGELGGLFIIEASCESKDIDLVEKQINKTIDEISNCKTLAMDEIKKAINIVKSNYIFNLETSTQLSSFFGNELLWGRKSSINNLESHLKYWNDLDNFKEITEYIRGEKFTLVASPSKC, from the coding sequence ATGAACGTAGGAGATGTTAACTACTACACCCATTCAAGCAAAACTAGATGTGTGTTTGTGGATAATAAAGAATTGCCGCTTATAAGCATTGATATTTGGTGCAAAGCAGGTTCTTCATTTGAGGATGTTAATAAAAACGGCACTGCTCATTTTCTAGAACATATGATTTTTAAAGGATCTAACAAAATAATGCCAGGCGAGTTTGACTATAAAATTGAATCACTAGGCGGATTAAGTAACGCTTCAACTGGTTATGATGATGTACATTACCATGTCTTAGTTCCTCCAAGTAACTTTAAAGAATCACTTGCTCTTTTGACAAATATTGTCATTGCTCCAGATTTTAATCCTGATGAGTTCATAAAGGAAAAAGGGGTAGTTATTGATGAAATAAAACAACAAAATGATCAGCCAGAAGAAAGACTATTTAATTATTTTTTGAAAAGGGTTTGGTTAAGTCCGAATTATGCCAATTCTATTCTCGGAACTGAACATAGTATTAAAAACTTGGAGATAAATGACCTTGTGAAATTTCATAGCAAACATTACACTGCCGAAAAAATTTGTATTGCAATTGCTGGGAATCTCTCTGAAGAAATTTATAAAATTTTAAAAAAAAGTGATCTATCTGGCATAAAAGAAAGTCCAAATTTAATAAATCTAAAAAACAAACCTCCTTTAAAAATTAGGAATGGTAGAGAGTCAATTAAGTTTGATAATTTAGAGTTTTCAAGAATATTTATGGCTTGGTTTATCCCAAACCTAAATGATCAAAAAAATATTATTGGACTTGAGATATTAGCATCAATACTCTCTGTTGGAAGAAACAGCAGATTAGTTAAAATTTTAAAAGAAGATAGTAATCTTGTTGAATCGGTGTATGGAGATGTAAATGCTGGAGAATTAGGAGGATTATTTATAATAGAAGCAAGTTGTGAGTCCAAAGATATTGATTTAGTAGAAAAACAAATTAATAAAACAATTGATGAGATCTCAAATTGTAAAACGTTGGCTATGGATGAAATAAAAAAAGCAATTAATATTGTGAAAAGTAATTATATTTTTAATTTAGAGACATCTACACAACTCTCTTCATTCTTTGGAAATGAACTTCTTTGGGGTAGAAAATCTTCAATAAATAATTTAGAGAGTCATTTAAAATATTGGAATGACTTGGATAACTTCAAAGAGATCACAGAATATATCCGTGGAGAGAAATTCACTTTAGTTGCATCCCCTAGTAAATGTTAA
- a CDS encoding phycocyanobilin:ferredoxin oxidoreductase, whose product MLSESLTKTKLTDPLILDLLQNIREHRSTLEDLKIIKIDPKLTNIISEEIGKELFIENEFHKAKGFRKLHIEVAAFSKNLKILHCVFFPDPKFDIPIFGMDLVKINDIVSAAIVDLSPASQNQALKYEKLLCEVDKSSFTSLREIPKWGGIFSNNVFFASLKSKSEKNNFCRVVDQYLTILIKLSKKAKPEFNEDIIQERIDFQKNYCVQQMKNEKTSMVLLKYFDEKWVNNYIKTVLFDF is encoded by the coding sequence TTGTTGTCTGAATCTTTAACTAAAACAAAATTAACTGACCCTCTTATTTTGGATTTATTACAAAATATTAGAGAGCATAGATCCACGCTTGAGGACCTTAAAATTATAAAAATTGATCCAAAACTTACTAACATAATATCTGAAGAAATAGGCAAAGAACTTTTTATTGAAAATGAATTTCATAAAGCGAAAGGTTTTAGAAAGTTACATATTGAAGTAGCAGCATTTTCAAAGAATCTTAAAATATTACACTGTGTTTTTTTCCCTGATCCAAAGTTCGATATCCCAATTTTTGGGATGGATTTGGTAAAAATTAATGATATTGTTTCTGCTGCAATTGTTGATTTATCCCCGGCATCACAAAACCAAGCTTTGAAATACGAAAAATTACTTTGTGAAGTTGATAAAAGTTCTTTTACCTCTTTAAGAGAGATTCCTAAATGGGGGGGGATTTTTTCTAATAATGTATTTTTTGCTTCTTTAAAAAGTAAATCTGAAAAAAATAATTTTTGTAGAGTTGTGGATCAATACCTCACTATTTTGATCAAATTAAGTAAGAAAGCTAAACCGGAATTTAATGAGGATATTATCCAAGAAAGAATAGATTTTCAAAAAAATTATTGTGTTCAACAAATGAAAAATGAGAAGACTAGCATGGTTCTTTTAAAATATTTTGATGAAAAATGGGTCAATAACTATATAAAAACAGTACTCTTCGATTTTTAA
- a CDS encoding HlyD family efflux transporter periplasmic adaptor subunit has protein sequence MKLKKLKNLFIYFLLFTPISLGIISCSLNNKSSSKLKDEITADFIPPITAVAALGQLSPSGEIRQLAAPISQFGSSPRIVEILVNEGDFVKKGDILAIFENGEKLIADLERNENLIKTIIEEITLKKDQIQRYDLALSKDAYSFVEFSQRKDELLKLQKQKINLIGDQKNIKIDLFNSKLRSPIDGFILEINTRVGERPHNEGILDIGSSQKMEALIEVYESDIDRVFISQNVELSSENGGFQKNLKGKVIRISPQVKQRKVLSTDPTGDADSRIVEVLVKLDQDSIDIVQKYAGMKVIAKFIP, from the coding sequence ATGAAATTAAAAAAATTAAAAAATTTATTTATTTATTTTTTATTATTTACACCAATATCTCTAGGTATTATTTCGTGTTCTTTAAATAATAAATCTAGTTCAAAATTAAAAGATGAAATAACTGCAGATTTCATTCCACCTATTACAGCTGTAGCCGCACTTGGTCAACTTTCTCCTTCGGGAGAGATTAGACAATTGGCAGCTCCAATAAGTCAGTTTGGATCTTCCCCCCGAATTGTCGAAATTTTAGTAAATGAAGGTGATTTCGTAAAAAAAGGTGATATCCTCGCAATTTTTGAAAATGGAGAAAAATTAATTGCTGATCTTGAAAGAAACGAAAATCTAATTAAAACTATTATCGAAGAAATTACCTTAAAGAAAGATCAAATTCAAAGGTATGACTTAGCTTTGAGCAAAGATGCTTATTCTTTTGTAGAGTTTTCACAGAGAAAAGATGAATTATTAAAATTGCAAAAACAGAAAATAAACCTTATAGGAGATCAAAAAAATATCAAGATAGATCTATTTAATTCAAAACTAAGGAGTCCAATTGATGGTTTTATCCTTGAAATAAATACGAGAGTTGGTGAGAGGCCACATAATGAAGGGATTTTGGATATTGGTTCTAGTCAAAAAATGGAAGCTTTGATAGAGGTTTATGAATCTGACATCGATAGAGTCTTTATCTCTCAGAATGTTGAATTGAGCAGTGAGAATGGCGGATTCCAAAAAAATCTTAAGGGAAAGGTGATTAGGATTAGTCCTCAGGTAAAACAAAGAAAAGTTCTATCGACTGATCCTACAGGGGATGCTGATTCGCGAATTGTCGAGGTGCTAGTAAAACTAGATCAAGATTCTATAGATATCGTTCAAAAATATGCAGGAATGAAAGTGATTGCAAAGTTTATTCCCTGA
- the devC gene encoding ABC transporter permease DevC, with the protein MSFSFLKFRKIPLAWLLLTRQPLRLAVAIAGISFAGILMFMQLGFRDGLFDTSVTIHKLLDADLVLISPRSKSSISMSGFPKRRLIQTLAVKDVEKTAPINLNYLLWRNPENLKTRSILALGFNPSDSLLLDEGFSKKAYKLRNPSRVLFDKLSRPEFGPIEEWFLSERKVETEVAGKRVIVEGLVELGPSFGADGNLITSRETFLRLFPANPPGSIEIGLVKLKKGSDPQLISRILNNSLPNDVRVLTKNQFIEFEKNYWKNSTAIGFIFSLGALMGFVVGCVVVYQILYSDVTDHLPEYATLLAMGYRLKSLFFVVAREGFLLALFGYLPAYFSGQILYSVIRSSTKLPIIMDADKTILIFVLVLVMCMGSAAVAMRKLVDADPAEIF; encoded by the coding sequence ATGAGTTTTTCTTTTTTAAAATTTAGAAAAATACCATTAGCTTGGTTGCTATTAACAAGGCAACCATTGAGGCTAGCAGTTGCCATAGCTGGAATAAGTTTTGCAGGGATTTTGATGTTTATGCAATTAGGCTTTAGAGATGGTTTATTTGATACGAGCGTAACCATTCATAAACTTCTAGATGCTGATCTCGTTTTGATAAGTCCTAGATCAAAAAGTTCTATAAGCATGAGTGGATTCCCAAAAAGAAGGTTAATCCAAACTCTGGCAGTAAAAGATGTTGAAAAAACTGCTCCCATTAATCTAAATTATTTACTTTGGAGAAATCCAGAAAATCTTAAAACTAGATCAATACTTGCATTAGGTTTTAATCCCTCCGATTCACTTCTTTTAGATGAGGGATTCTCAAAGAAAGCATATAAATTGAGGAATCCATCAAGAGTTCTTTTTGACAAACTATCTAGACCTGAATTTGGACCGATTGAAGAATGGTTCCTATCTGAAAGAAAAGTTGAGACTGAGGTTGCTGGGAAAAGAGTAATTGTTGAGGGCCTTGTGGAGTTGGGACCATCTTTTGGTGCAGATGGTAATTTGATAACTAGCCGAGAAACCTTCTTAAGACTTTTTCCTGCCAATCCTCCTGGCAGTATAGAAATTGGTTTGGTAAAGCTAAAAAAAGGATCAGATCCTCAATTGATTTCAAGGATATTAAATAACTCACTCCCAAATGATGTTAGGGTTCTTACAAAAAATCAATTTATAGAATTTGAGAAGAATTATTGGAAAAATAGTACTGCAATAGGTTTTATATTTAGTTTGGGAGCATTGATGGGTTTCGTTGTAGGGTGTGTGGTGGTTTATCAAATTCTTTATAGTGACGTTACAGATCACCTCCCAGAGTACGCCACCTTATTGGCAATGGGTTATAGACTTAAGTCCCTTTTCTTCGTTGTAGCTAGAGAGGGTTTTTTGTTGGCATTGTTTGGTTATTTACCTGCTTATTTCTCTGGTCAAATACTTTACTCAGTTATAAGAAGTTCTACTAAACTCCCAATAATAATGGACGCAGATAAAACTATTTTAATTTTCGTATTAGTTTTAGTTATGTGTATGGGATCCGCCGCTGTTGCGATGCGTAAATTAGTTGACGCTGATCCTGCCGAAATTTTTTAA
- a CDS encoding DevA family ABC transporter ATP-binding protein, producing MVKANQSKNYVKNLKTVSINNLSHFYGKNENKKQVLNDVNLTIDKGELVLLKGPSGCGKTTLLTLIGALRTCQSGDLTVLNNQLNGASRKTRQILRRSIGMIFQGHNLLRCLTAEQNVQMGADLIKGLTYLQRREIARNWLSAVGLEEHHKKLPNDLSGGQKQRVAIARALSANPKLLLADEPTSALDSVTGREIVTLLRKLAKEQNCSVLMVTHDPRISDMADRILNMEDGKIYSAHSELI from the coding sequence ATGGTTAAAGCTAATCAATCAAAAAATTATGTTAAAAATCTTAAAACAGTCTCAATAAATAATTTGAGTCACTTTTATGGAAAAAATGAGAATAAAAAACAAGTTCTCAATGATGTTAATTTAACTATTGATAAAGGAGAGTTGGTTCTTTTGAAAGGACCTTCTGGATGTGGTAAAACGACTCTTTTAACATTAATTGGTGCCTTGAGAACCTGTCAAAGTGGAGATTTAACTGTATTAAATAATCAGTTAAATGGAGCATCAAGGAAAACTCGTCAGATTCTTAGAAGAAGTATTGGAATGATTTTTCAAGGTCACAATCTTCTGAGATGTTTAACAGCAGAACAAAATGTCCAGATGGGCGCCGATTTAATAAAAGGTTTAACATACTTGCAAAGACGTGAAATAGCACGGAATTGGTTGTCAGCAGTAGGGTTAGAAGAACATCATAAAAAGTTGCCAAATGACTTATCTGGTGGGCAGAAACAGAGAGTAGCAATTGCTCGAGCTTTATCTGCTAACCCAAAACTTTTATTGGCTGATGAGCCCACTTCTGCTTTAGATAGCGTAACAGGAAGAGAAATAGTAACCCTTTTAAGGAAACTAGCAAAAGAGCAAAACTGTTCTGTACTTATGGTGACGCATGATCCAAGAATTTCTGATATGGCTGATAGGATATTAAATATGGAAGATGGTAAAATATATAGTGCTCATAGTGAGCTAATATAA